The genomic region AAGGCAATGCTGCTGAGGCATTTGGTAATGCGTTTGAACAACTTGCGGACGATATCTCCGAGACTGCTCAAGCTTCTTACATTCATCTCAGGAACGCCCGTATATGTGCACCAGGGCAAGCACCGATGCCGGCCGAAGGGAGCCTGTGGAGGGGTTCTCTCGCTTCGGTGGACGGATGGTACCTTGGAGAATTGAGATGACCAGACGGTGAGGTTCACATAAAAAGCCTTATCGGAGAGTACCAAAAACCGGAATCGCCGTTTCGTCTCAAATTCGGGCGTGAGCGGCGATTTTGCGTTTGACCAGGTCGCTCGCAAAAGCACCTCACGTACCAGGATTACCAAGTTCTTCAATCCCCGTTTTTCTCGCGTTTGCTTTCGTTTTCGCCCTTCTCCGCACCCTCATGTAACCGCTTTCTTTTGAGTTTTTCGTTGCCGACAGTTATAAACCCCTTGCCGCGTGTTCAAACGCCCCTCTACGGGCAAATTTGAGGCGTTTGTTTGGGTCTCAGACTGGCAACACTCCTAATAGGGGTGGTTGCCATGCGAGATGACCCAGCCAAGCGGCTGCGCGTGATCATGGCCGAGCGGGACGTGACGGTCCAGGAGCTGGCCTGGCGTGCAGGTGTGTCAGAGCGGACCATCACCGACCTGCGCCGGAACGGTTGGCGAAAGCCGCAGGCGGAGACCATGTACAGGATTGCAGAGGCCTTGCGTGTCCACGTAAACGATATATGGCCAACAGCGTGAGATTATGCCTTTTTCGCTGGAGGCGGAGAGATTCGTACGGATGGCGAAACAAGTGGTATGCATATACCATCAGTCGTGTGTAGTGATAATGATGTATAGCACACGACTGATAAAACGCTATGACACAAATTTTATGGGACCATTTTGGGTCCCCGATTTATTGTCTTGAACCCCCTTCGGGGATGGAATGGTCGTGTTTTTTGCTACAATCTTCCTTCGCGATCCTGAGCGGCCGCGCACGCTCCGCTCTGCAAGGTCTCCGCAGGCCTCCGGCCTTGGAGTCCGCCCGGGCTTCCTGCAGGCCTTCGCAGGCTTCCGGCCCTGGTGGCCTCCAGGAGGGCGCATAGACGGTTTCTGAAGGCCTCTGCGTGTCTCCGTCCCTGGTGGCTGCCTCGAGGCCTTCTGAAGGCCTCCGCAGGCCTCCGGCTCTGGAGGCCGCCCGGGAGCTCCTGCAGGCCTTCGCGTACCTGCCGGCCCTGGCGGCCTCCAGGAGTGCGCATGGACGGCTTCTGAAGGCCTCTGCGTGTCTCCGTCCCTGGTGGCTGCCTCGAGGCCTTCTGGAGGCCTCCGCAGGCCTCCAGCTCTGGAGGCCGCCACGCTAACTCTGTAGTACCGCTTTTTCACGGACGCGAGGTCTGCCTTTTCCTCGGCTCTGGTTTATCTCGTAGTACGCGAGGATTTCCTGACGTTCCTCCTCCGTGCTGCGCCACATGGTTTGACAGGCATCGCACTTCCAGCGCTTTGGCGGTCTCTTCTTGTAGTTACGCCGACGATGAACCGGGTGGATTTTCTTGCAGACGGGGCACTGCACGAATGGCCGGCCAGTCGTCGAGTACAGCAGCGACATGATACATCCCTCCTCGTCTGTATCAGCACTCCGGAAAGAGCTCGTAGAACGCCGCGTAGCGTTCATCTCGGACCCGCGCGCTCGGCGGCGTCGGTGGCGTCATTGGGAATGTGTCAGGTATCCAGTCCTCCCGCAGGGCCGCCTTGAGGGCTGCAATCGGACTCCGGAGACTCGTTAGGCCTGCAATCACGTCGATCTTCTCGCGCACCTTCTCGGCTCCGTACCGCTTAACCAGGTTGGCGATGGTCTTCGGGTTCACGTTCTCGCCGATTCGCTCTGTGTACTCCTGCACCAGCTCTTCGATGGAGGCCTCCTCACACACACGGGGTGTGTCTATTTCCTTCATGGGTTTCCTTATTGGGGTGTCATTAGTGTGTGTTCCTTCTGTGCTCTGTGAGAGCATAGGTATGTTCTGTGGGAGCATAGGTGTGTTCTCCTGGGACATAGGTATGCTCTCAGAGAGCATACCTTCTGGCGGGTATGGTCTGTCAGAGCATACCTTGCGTGGATCGGCATCCGCCGGGTGAACGATCGTGTAGAGGTTTGAGAAGTACTCACCGCTCTCCTTGCGACCACGGACCTCCTTAACGAGCAAGCCAGCAGCGATCAGCTCGTCAACAGCTCGACGAACGGTGGATTTACTGAAGCCCACTTCCTTTGCCATCGTTCCGTACCCAGGGAAACACTGTCCGTCACCGTCCGCACGTCGACACAGGTACACGTACACGGCTTTGGCGTATCCGGTGACATCTGCGTCGTAGATTGCGTCCGGAGCGCTGAAAAATCCCGTC from Alicyclobacillus macrosporangiidus CPP55 harbors:
- a CDS encoding helix-turn-helix domain-containing protein, which encodes MRDDPAKRLRVIMAERDVTVQELAWRAGVSERTITDLRRNGWRKPQAETMYRIAEALRVHVNDIWPTA
- a CDS encoding helix-turn-helix domain-containing protein, which codes for MADRIQKGWTTGFFSAPDAIYDADVTGYAKAVYVYLCRRADGDGQCFPGYGTMAKEVGFSKSTVRRAVDELIAAGLLVKEVRGRKESGEYFSNLYTIVHPADADPRKVCSDRPYPPEGMLSESIPMSQENTPMLPQNIPMLSQSTEGTHTNDTPIRKPMKEIDTPRVCEEASIEELVQEYTERIGENVNPKTIANLVKRYGAEKVREKIDVIAGLTSLRSPIAALKAALREDWIPDTFPMTPPTPPSARVRDERYAAFYELFPEC